A window from Salvia miltiorrhiza cultivar Shanhuang (shh) chromosome 2, IMPLAD_Smil_shh, whole genome shotgun sequence encodes these proteins:
- the LOC131012043 gene encoding uncharacterized protein LOC131012043 isoform X2, with product MRGEFNGLKALILEENPYAMYIHCFSHQLQLIVVAVAKSNMAVKDFFSYVSMIVNTTGASCKRKDQLRQLEHERLVKELNDEVRMTGRGLNQETSLARPGDTRWGSHYFTLLRLCAMWPSVEKVLENIRDDTTSSEVRSTTRGLLGKMNNYEFVFVMHLMKYLLGMTNELSFALQIKDQNIVQAMSLIDTVKAQLHDFRNTGWEIVCDEVNSFCEVNAISLIDMEDTITRPGYKRQSITNDHYYRVEIFTEVVDLIIQEMNNRFSEASTNLLRCMACLDPRNSFSQFDINQLMRFTTWYPEDFSTGRVDE from the exons ATGAGAGGTGAGTTCAATGGGTTGAAAGCCTTAATATTGGAAGAAAATCCTTATGCTATGTACATTCATTGCTTTTCACATCAACTTCAGTTAATTGTTGTTGCTGTTGCTAAGAGTAACATGGCTGTGAAGGACTTTTTTAGCTATGTTTCCATGATAGTGAATACGACTGGAGCATCTTGCAAAAGAAAAGATCAACTTAGACAGTTAGAACATGAGAGATTGGTTAAAGAACTCAATGATGAAGTAAGGATGACTGGAAGAGGCCTAAATCAGGAAACTAGTTTGGCAAGACCTGGAGATACTCGATGGGGATCACATTATTTTACTTTGCTTCGTTTATGTGCTATGTGGCCTTCAGTTGAGAAAGTGTTGGAGAATATACGTGATGATACCACTAGCTCTGAGGTTAGAAGTACTACAAGAGGTTTGCTTGGAAAGATGAATAATTATGAGTTTGTCTTTGTGATGCACTTGATGAAATATTTGTTAGGAATGACAAATGAGTTGTCATTTGCCTTACAAATAAAGGATCAAAATATTGTGCAAGCCATGTCTCTGATTGATACAGTGAAAGCTCAATTACATGACTTTAGAAACACTGGTTGGGAGATAGTTTGTGATGAAGTAAATAGTTTTTGTGAGGTGAATGCCATTTCTTTGATTGATATGGAGGACACTATAACTCGACCTGGTTATAAGAGGCAGAGCATCACCAATGATCATTATTATCGTGTGGAGATTTTTACTGAg GTTGTTGATTTAATCATACAAGAGATGAATAATCGTTTTTCTGAAGCTAGCACCAATCTACTTAGGTGCATGGCATGTCTTGATCCGAGAAATTCTTTCTCTCAATTCGACATTAATCAACTCATGCGTTTCACTACTTGGTATCCTGAAGACTTCTCGACAG GACGAGTGGATGAATGA
- the LOC131012043 gene encoding uncharacterized protein LOC131012043 isoform X1: protein MRGEFNGLKALILEENPYAMYIHCFSHQLQLIVVAVAKSNMAVKDFFSYVSMIVNTTGASCKRKDQLRQLEHERLVKELNDEVRMTGRGLNQETSLARPGDTRWGSHYFTLLRLCAMWPSVEKVLENIRDDTTSSEVRSTTRGLLGKMNNYEFVFVMHLMKYLLGMTNELSFALQIKDQNIVQAMSLIDTVKAQLHDFRNTGWEIVCDEVNSFCEVNAISLIDMEDTITRPGYKRQSITNDHYYRVEIFTEVVDLIIQEMNNRFSEASTNLLRCMACLDPRNSFSQFDINQLMRFTTWYPEDFSTGDCLCLQQQLRNFLASVRHNPRFSTTTDLESFAQEMVQSGNHLIFQLVYRMIELTLVLPVATASVERAFSAMKIVKSDLRNRMQDEWMNDSLIVYIEKDIFSTIDNEKILQRFQSMSTRRNQLSSLSQTETSSSPSIYS, encoded by the exons ATGAGAGGTGAGTTCAATGGGTTGAAAGCCTTAATATTGGAAGAAAATCCTTATGCTATGTACATTCATTGCTTTTCACATCAACTTCAGTTAATTGTTGTTGCTGTTGCTAAGAGTAACATGGCTGTGAAGGACTTTTTTAGCTATGTTTCCATGATAGTGAATACGACTGGAGCATCTTGCAAAAGAAAAGATCAACTTAGACAGTTAGAACATGAGAGATTGGTTAAAGAACTCAATGATGAAGTAAGGATGACTGGAAGAGGCCTAAATCAGGAAACTAGTTTGGCAAGACCTGGAGATACTCGATGGGGATCACATTATTTTACTTTGCTTCGTTTATGTGCTATGTGGCCTTCAGTTGAGAAAGTGTTGGAGAATATACGTGATGATACCACTAGCTCTGAGGTTAGAAGTACTACAAGAGGTTTGCTTGGAAAGATGAATAATTATGAGTTTGTCTTTGTGATGCACTTGATGAAATATTTGTTAGGAATGACAAATGAGTTGTCATTTGCCTTACAAATAAAGGATCAAAATATTGTGCAAGCCATGTCTCTGATTGATACAGTGAAAGCTCAATTACATGACTTTAGAAACACTGGTTGGGAGATAGTTTGTGATGAAGTAAATAGTTTTTGTGAGGTGAATGCCATTTCTTTGATTGATATGGAGGACACTATAACTCGACCTGGTTATAAGAGGCAGAGCATCACCAATGATCATTATTATCGTGTGGAGATTTTTACTGAg GTTGTTGATTTAATCATACAAGAGATGAATAATCGTTTTTCTGAAGCTAGCACCAATCTACTTAGGTGCATGGCATGTCTTGATCCGAGAAATTCTTTCTCTCAATTCGACATTAATCAACTCATGCGTTTCACTACTTGGTATCCTGAAGACTTCTCGACAG GTGATTGTTTATGTCTTCAACAACAACTCCGTAATTTCTTAGCATCTGTGCGCCACAATCCTCGCTTTTCTACGACCACTGATTTGGAAAGTTTTGCTCAAGAAATGGTTCAAAGTGgcaatcatttaatttttcaattggTTTATCGAATGATTGAGTTGACATTGGTTTTACCTGTTGCCACTGCTTCTGTTGAGAGAGCATTTTCTGCAATGAAAATTGTCAAAAGTGATTTGCGAAATCGTATGCAGGACGAGTGGATGAATGACAGTTTGATCGTGTACATTGAAAAGGATATTTTCTCAACGATTGATAACGAGAAGATATTGCAACGTTTTCAATCGATGAGTACTCGTCGCAATCAGTTGTCATCGCTTTCTCAAACAGAAACAAGTAGCTCACCAAGTATTTATTCTTag